The genomic region tctcctgagacagggtttctctgtgtatcactGGCTGTcctaaactcactctgtataccaggctggcctccaacttacagagatctccctgcctctgcctcccaagtgctgagattaaaggcgtgtgccaccactgccctgctaaaattatctttaatagtcttttaaaacaaatattatttctATACAAAAGATAGTCAATCATTAAAGTATTggtgagtactgggattatgggaaattttattctttcttgctgctgatttgtgtgaaaCAAAATGACAAATCTTGAAAAAGAATCACCTACAGTAGCAATTGGTTATAAGTAGTTtctatttaatttgttttattttgagacagggtctcatgtaagtcaggctggcttcaagttAGCTATTCAGCTAAGGCTGGGCCAGCACTTGAGgctcaatttatttttatctcttgcTTATTCTTGTCCTGCGGGTTCtaattaatgaaaatatgttAACCTGTAGACTCAAAAAGTATTCTCGAAAGCTTTAACATTCTAGAATCCAACTCTCAAAAAGCTACTTGTCGGGGAGTTCACAAAAAGCAAGACTGGAAGAATacatgatttctttctcctgagtctGGGATCTGTTTCCCAGGTGATAGGACCCAGGGCACAGTGGGAAGATGTGTGAGTGTGGCTTTGTCTCTTGCTCCTTAGCCAAGATGGGATCTGAGCATAGACAAGTGTGGTCCATAGGAGATGACCAAAGTAGTCCTGCCCCAGGGTCTCCGGAGGTAGGCAGGCATGGGACTGTTCCTGATTGAGAGTGGTTTGCCTTCCTTGGGGGAGAATGCCTCCTTTTCTATTTCATAACCATCTTTAACCTGAACCTTCCTAACAGACAAGCCCTGGGCTGCTTCACCAACTGACCATTAACCACAACCAGTTCTGCCTGCTCCGAAATCAGCTCTGGGTCCTTCTCTGCCTGAAGATAAGAGGAAGgggctgtggagagagagaggaagttgcCTTTGTCCCGAGACTGGAGCCCCCAGGACCCTTCTTCCTGAGAAGCCTAACTGTCTTCAGCCAGATTTCCTGTCTCCTCAGCCCCActgagagctggggggggggggtcctcactAAGGTTGGAGTGGGGGTGACTTTGAGGCCCTCAAGGGGGTCAAGCATTGCTACATCTTCCCTGTgaccctcccctctctccatggGGCTACGCTACTCCCCATAACTTCTCAGCTTTAGCTCCCTGAATTTTGGTTCTTTCAAAGGATTTGGGACACTCAGTTTAACCAACACTTTGAGGGGCTGGTTGTTTGTGCTCTCCGGGAGAAGCTCTGATCCATTCCTTTGTCCACCCCTCCTTCTTCATAGACCCCTTTCTGTGCACCCCTAACCCCAGTGGGGGAGGAGAGTCTAGTCTTGGGATAGGTCCATCTCTTTTTAGGTCAGCCCGCCCCCAGCTTTTACACCCCAGGCATAAAAACCCGTTGTCAGTGAGAGGAGTTGACAGTGTCAGGTAAGTGGTAAAGTTGAGCTCTTGGGGACTGGGGACTATAGCTGGAGGGGGTCTTGGGTTGTACACCTCTTCATAGACCAGGCCCACTAGGGTAGGGCTGTGTataaaggggagaggagggggcttGGGAGGAGGAGAATTGTAAAACCTCTCTTTTTTCAAAAGCTCTGGATACTTCCTGagctgaggtttttgttttttgtcttattttgtttttttaaaggtttatttatttattatatgtaagtacactacagctgtccttagatactccagaagagagcatcagattttgttacggatggttgtgagccaccatgtggttgctgggatttgaactcgggacctttggaagagcagtcggcgctcttaaccactgagccatctccccagcccccttgtTTTTTGTCTTGCAGAGATGAAGCTACTCTTGGCCTTGGCAGGCCTCCTGGCCCCTCTGGCCATGCTTCAGACCTCCAATGGTGCCACCCCAGGTGATAGTGCCAAAAGGAGGGTGGACTGAGGgattgggggtagggggtggggattCTCAGCCCAgcatctccccttcccctggaTAGGCCTCCTTTGCTTTGGGGCCTGATGTAGGGCTTTGGGGCCAGCCCTGACCTTATGATTTATGCTCTGGGCAGCTCTCCTGGGGGAAGTGGAGAATTCAGTTGTGCTGAGCTGTATGGAAGAGGCCAAGCAGCTAGTGGACAGAGCCTACAAGGAGCGGAGAGAAAGGTGAGGGTGCCAGGCCCTGTGTGGCCCTGGGCAAAACTGCTTCAAGTCTTCTGGAGAAAGGGCacacagtggggggaggggggttgtagAAAGGATGAGGGCCTACAGGTGAAACCGTACCTGGTCTGCCTCTACTTGAGTTTCTGGCTGTCAGAACATCTTCAATGGCCTTGCTTTCTGTCTGGACATCCAGGTCCATGTCCTTTTGACAAAAGAAATGCACTGCTCCTCCGTGGTTCTCTCCAGAGTTCTTTCTGCCTGCTCACCGCAGGCTGGCCTTTGCTGAGTGTCTCTGTCCCCCTTCTCTGGCCCTCCCTTGTCTAAACAGCATCAAGCGGAGCCTCCAAAGCGGCTCTGCCAGCCCCACGGAGCTCCTGTTTTACTTCAAGCAGCCGGTGGCGGGCACCAGAACAGCTGTGAGGGCCGCTGATTATCTACATGTGGCCCTAGACCTGCTGAAGAGGAAGCTGCAGCCCCTGTGGCCAAGGCCTTTCAATGTTACAGGTACTCTAACTCCTTTTGTGCTACCACCTCCACCCCAAGCAACTTCTGTCTCCAAGCCTCCATTCaaggcagtggttcttaacctgtgggtcgcTACCCCTTCGGGTACGTCAAGCGACCCTCTCACATGGGTCCACCTAAGACCATAGGAAAACACAGGTCTTAACATTATGATTCatctcagtagcaaaattacagttatgaagtagcaagaaaagtaattttatagTTCTGTTCACCCCATGAGAAACTGGCTTAAGGGGTCTCTCAGCATTAGCAaacttgagaaccactggtctaaggAGTCTCGGGGCCTCTGAGCTGGCCCACCCCCCTCCTCACCCTCACTGGGCTACTCAGCCCCAGGTTGCCTAGCATAGGAAATGAGGTGGGAGAAGGCTCGGATCTAAGATCATGGCTCACTCTTGCAGATGTGTTGACACCTGCTCAGCTGAATCTGTTGTCCGTGTCAAGTGGCTGCGCCTATCAGGACGTGGGGGTGACATGCCCACCGAATGACAAGTATCGCACCATCACTGGACACTGCAACAACAGGTGTGGGCCCAGGGCAGTTCAGGGTTGTGTGGTGTAGGGGGTCTAGGTCTTGCCTGTGGCGACCCATTGGGCCAGAGCTCTGTGCTTCCCTCTAGACGAAGCCCCACTCTGGGGGCCTCCAACCGTGCCTTTGTGCGCTGGTTGCCCGCAGAGTATGAAGATGGTGTCTCCATGCCCTTTGGCTGGACGCCAGGAGTCAATCGCAATGGCTTCAAGGTGCCCCTGGTGAGTGTCTAGTAGAGGGAGGTGAGCCCAGCTAAGCTTATGTGCAGGACCTAGGCATCCAATGACTCATGTTGTTGCTGCAGGCTCGCCAGGTCTCTAACGCCATCGTGCGCTTCCCCAACGATCAGCTGACCAAGGACCAGGAGCGCGCACTCATGTTCATGCAGTGGGGACAGTTTCTGGATCATGACATCACCTTGACTCCAGAGCCAGCTACCCGCTTCTCCTTCTTCACTGGCCTCAACTGCGAGACCAGCTGCCTGCAGCAGCCACCCTGCTTCCCCCTCAAGGTGCTGCCTCCTTCCATCCATCAGGGTCTGTGTCTGAAGAGAGGAAAGATGGTTTACATTAGTGATTGGCGCCCCTTCTGAGTCCTAGGTCCTCTCTAGCCCCTGAGCAAGGCTGTTCCTCACTCCTGGGTCCAGAGTCAATACTTGGCTCCCTCAGCAGAGCCAGCTGTCAACTCAAGGAACCTGATATGCACCCTGAACTTAGCATCGCTCTGTGTGGTGGGGTGACTGGTTCTTTGTGAGGCTGGGAGAATTCTGGGATGAGGTCCTGACTTGTCTTCCTCATACTCCCAATGTAGGGGCACTGGCctgttctcactctctctcccctatGGGCGCTCCCCTAACCCTgcttcacagtgtgtgtgtgtgtgtgtgtgtgtgtgtgtaaccctgcttcacagtgtgtgtgtgtgtgtgtgtgtgtgtgtgtgtgtgtgtgtgtgtgtgtgtgtgtttgggttgcCCCATAGTCAGGGTCAGGGTTGAGGCACCTTCTGTGTAGGGAGGAAAgtgtagagaaaaagaaaggcagagattGAGGAGATAAAGGGCCAGGGGTCTGACAGGGCCAGGGTGAcagaacagagaggaaaaggCAGACACAGGCAAGAAGAGGGTTAAGAGGCATAGTGAAGAAGGGTCCAGGTGGCCTTGCCCAACCCCAGAAGGCTCTCTCCATTCCAGTTCAGTGAATTCTTTGTCACCCTTAAACCTCAGTCTCTTTGCTGACTGAGCCCCAGTAATTCTATGGAACCTTGAGAGCTTCCCTGCAGCTCGAGGGGGCCAGAGTTCTCTTCTGCAGGGTGTAAGTTACAAATGCCCGCTCTCCCGACCCACAAAAGCCAGCCTAGCTTCTCTCTGTGCTGTAGATTCCACCCAATGACCCTCGAATCAAGAACCAAAAGGACTGCATCCCCTTCTTCCGCTCCTGCCCGGCATGCACCAGGAACAACATCACCATTCGCAACCAGATCAACGCGCTCACTTCCTTCGTGGACGCCAGTGGGGTGTACGGCAGCGAGGACCCCCTAGCCAGAAAGCTGCGCAACCTCACCAACCAGCTGGGGCTGCTGGCTGTCAATACACGATTCCAAGACAATGGCAGGGCCCTGATGCCCTTTGACAGCCTGCACGATGACCCCTGCCTCCTCACCAACCGCTCCGCCCGCATTCCTTGTTTTCTGGCAGGTCAGCCCGGGGACTGAACTAGAGTGGCATAGAGCTGTTTCCAGCTTGTGAGAACACAGCCTGTATGTGAGCAACATGCGGGCTTGTGATAAGAGATGCTGGTCTCAACAACTTATTAGTCTAGTTGCCTTGGTAACGAGttggacagagacagaaaggaaaataacagcaaaaaccaaaccacataagcatacaaaaaaaaaaatcctccatccATCAACTGAAGATGGAGTCACAGGGCTGCTAAGGACCCTCTATTATTGATCcagctttctctgtcttctccctccTGTGGACTGTGGAAAAAGAGAGAGCCAAGTCTATGTCCACAAGGGACAGAGAACTAAAAGTGACAGAGAGGAATATGGCATCCTCACCTTTTAGAACCATCCTGTCCAATCTGGAGCTAGTAGCCACATGTGGTTATTTCAATTTAAATTCTTTGTAGCAGGGAGTactggctcacacctttaatcccagtctttgggaggtagaggcatgaGGCTCTTagtgagagttcaaggccagcctggtctacagagtgagttctaggacagccagggctatagagtgatagtgagactctgtcttgaaaaaaagaagaagaagaagaagaaggaggaggaggaggaggaggaggaggaggaggagaaataggaggaggaggaggaggaggaggaggaggaggaggaggaggaggaggaggaggaggagaaaacaaccaataaatacataaataattttaaattaaattaaaagtttctgcagtaactgcaTTTTAAGGGCTCAGTAGTCCATGGGTGAAGAAGTGGTTGTTTTCTTCACCTCAGAAAATTCTAGTAGATTGTGTCACAGAATATCACTCCGTGAGCTTTTTGGTTTCTTAGAAAGACAGAAGGTGGGATTTCAAAAGGAGAGATGTTTGGCAGTTTGGGGATAGGATTGGGGCAGGGGTTGTGGTCACACCCAGAAATTGACGCCTCTCCCCCACACCTCTCTGTGATTTTAGACTGGGTTATAGCTAGCCTACGCAGGTCTGGTACTTGCTttgaagcccaggctagcttcaaacatTCCTCAATCTTCCTATCTTAGCCTGTCAAGTGTTGGGTGGCTCACGTGTACCATCAAGCCCACACACAGCGGGAGGTCTCTTCTTGCACCTCCCTTCCCTTCTAGGGGTCCAGGTGGTCTCTCCTGGGTCCCCTGGCAGGGCAGCCAAGGTCAATGCAAGGGTGTGTCTCCTAAGGGAGGGCCTGCTCTCTTCTGGACTGGTCATGACCTCTGGTTACTCATGGGGTGGAGAAGCTACTCTCAGGAATATGTTTTCCTCTCAGAATTTTCTTTCTAAGTTGGCAAGGGCTGAGCCCAGTCAGTGTCTTGCAGCAAAGGCCCTGGGCCCCACCTTCTGGCCTTCCCTGTTGAAGGTTTATGGAGCACTAGAGGAATCGGGAACTTCATTTCCTTGAATAGTCTTAGGTATGGATGTACACATTCCGTGCCCTCTTCCCACCATGACAGGATGTACAGTGGCTTATAGTGAGAGTGATAATGACAACTGTCTTCAAATAGTAGAGGGTTTGGGGTCCTGTTTTGAGAAGGCTTCTGAGGTTGATCCAATTTGAGCAGACAACATGCATATTActttttggcttgtgccaatgaGTACTTGTTCTTGGGAGTGTTCATGtattgtggagtgtgtgtgtatgtgtgtgtagtatgtatatatatatatgtatgtatgcatatatgtatgtgtagtatgtgtgtgtaatatgtctgtatgtctgtgtagtgtgtatgcatgtgtatgtagtatgtgtatacgttattatgtgtgtgtatagtatgtatgtgtatagtgtatgtgcatgcatatataatgtatatgtatgtgtgtatgtgtttagtatgtgtgcatatgtgtgtagtatgtgtacatgtgtgtgtgtagtaaatgGCAAAATACAGAAAGACACAGGGCTTGGCCTTGTGCCTAAGGATCTTGTGCCTAAGGTCTGCTCCAGGCAGGTGACAAGTCAAATGTCATGGCTATTGGGTAAGGCTGCAGGGAGTACCACAGTGTTCCTGAGCTCTTATGCCAGCCTGTGGCTCACACTTGAATCTGGTATGTGGGAGTAGGTGGAGAACAGGCACTTGAGGGCCACTGAAGCTCTTTGCTGGTCAGGAGATGATGGAGACCATAAAGGTGACAAAGGCTTTGCTTCCCTCAGGGGACATGCGCTCCAGCGAGATGCCGGAGCTCACCTCCATGCACACCCTCTTTGTTCGAGAGCATAACCGGCTGGCCACACAGCTCAAGCGCCTGAATCCTCGATGGAATGGGGAGAAGCTCTACCAGGAGGCCCGGAAGATTGTAGGGGCCATGGTCCAGGTAGGCTGTGTCCTAACACATCTTGGCCATGTGTTCTTgggcagtttttttttaaatctctcctgAACACTGGCTTTTTTTATCCATAAAAGGCTCAAAGGAGCGAAATGAAAACGCCCCTCAGACATGAGATGCTTGGCGAGTGCACTTCCCTTCCTCCTGTCTCCCCGGCCCTCTTCCTTCCTGAGGGCCTGAGGAGTTAAGAGGGTCTTAAGCAGAAGCACCAGAGTCACCGCTGGCTCTTTTACCCGCTGTCATCATTTTGAGcattcccccaaccccacccccacccccacccccaccccactcctgccACCCGGGGCAGGGCTCCTCCATCTGGTTTTTGATGTTTTCATGACCCCTAATTTCCCAAGAATGTAAACATTcgtgcatatcacacacacacacacacaacacacacacacacatacacacactccctaGACTTTAGGGAGGGGATGTGGTTAGTGCTAAGCATGGGGTTTTGATTGACAGGCACACCCACAAGAGGGATTCACTTTGGTCTCAGAGGCAATTCTAGCCTTAGGTCCAGAGTGACACTGTCTCACAGCCTTTGGGGGACATCGCACTGGAGCAGACCTCTGCCATCTCTCTGTCTATAAACCTGTACTGAGCCCTACTGTGTGCTAGTCTATTGCTGGACACTGTGAATAATCTCAGTAATTTCAACTTCCCTGGGTCTCAAGGGGAAATGGGACCACTAATACCTTAAAGACACGGGGGATATTACAATGACTAAAAAGACATTTTGTTTAATcccttgaaagagagagagagagagagagagagagagaaagagagagagaattattccTTGTTTACATTTGTGGTTCAGAGAGTTTAATAAATGACCTGAGGTGAGTTCTATTTATGTCCTTCTGTTAAAATCAGATCTAAGACTATGGAAGACTAATCCTAGCCAGGTAGGGGCAATTCCCCCAAGCTGGAGACCACAGGGAGGAACAAATAGACATCTAACACAAAGTGACTTTGTTTTAGATCATCACATACCGGGACTACCTGCCCTTGGTGTTGGGGCCAGCAGCCATGAAGAAGTACCTACCGCAGTACCGATCCTACAACGACTCAGTAGACCCTCGAATCGCCAATGTCTTCACCAATGCTTTCCGTTATGGCCACACCCTCATCCAACCCTTCATGTTCCGCCTGAACAATCAGTACCGGCCCACAGGGCCCAACCCCCGAGTCCCACTCAGCAAGGTCTTTTTTGCCAGCTGGAGAGTTGTGCTGGAAGGTGAATGGAACCTAAGAAAAGCCAGCAGCTAATGATGGGATGGTGGCTGCAGAGACCTAGGCTAGGGAGAGGTCTTTTTTCATCTTGGGGAACCCAGTCTTGCTTTCCACTTTCATTGACCTAGAAGGCTAGCGCATCCCAACCTTGtgaaccctcccccaaccctccaAGTGTTGCAAGAGCTTATAGCTTCTCTCTGACCCCTACGATTCCACTTGGACCAGCCCTGACTCCACTGTGTGCTCTCATAGTAAGAGAACCAACCTTTCCTTTCACTCTGGTCTCTTGTCCTCAGGTGGCATTGACCCCATCCTCCGAGGCCTCATGGCCACTCCTGCCAAACTGAATCGCCAGAATCAAATTGTGGTGGATGAGATCCGGGAGCGACTGtttgagcaagtcatgaggataGGACTGGATTTGCCTGCTCTTAACATGCAGCGCAGCCGGGATCACGGCCTCCCAGGTGAGAGGCCAGCCACAGCCCCATCCCACCTCCCAGGCAGCTCCCCTTCTTGCTCAGGAATCCTTTCCAGTTTTCAGGATGCACCTGAGGCAAGGCGCTGCCTTTTCCAGCCCCTGGTGGCCTAAGTTCGGCCTCTCTTGGCTTCTTCACAAGCTGGACTTTTGCAACCCGCGTAGCAGCTGAACATCATCCCACGATCTGGAAGTCTGCCTCCATCGTTAGCACGTTCTGACTCATTCATGAACTCGCGGGTGGGAGAGTACCACTGTCATTTTTACTGACGAGGAAACTAGGGCTTAGAGCAGTTCAGAGTCTGGCTCGGTGTGGTTGCCACGTCAGTGAGAGACGTGGAGGTTGGACCTAAGGGGATCAGCGGAACCCAAAAGCCCCGTGCCTGTGTTGTGGAGTAGCACAAGTGGCCACGCCTCCGGGAAACGTTTTCATTCTCTGAGTCAGAGAAAGATACATTAGGCTGCTGCTCTAAGGGACAATGTGCTGTTTCCGTGCTTGAGTCTGGCGGGATTTGTGGTAATACAGGGCTGGCCAGGGTAGGAGAGAGTGAGGAAAAGAGTGAGAGGTCTGGAGGAGCCCAGCTGCCTACTTTGGCCTGAGCCAATCATTTAGGGATCCATTCTGCTTACGGCCTTGTGTACTGAGATGGGCTTTTGAACATCTGTGTattctttcctgcccttcccagtaCTCCTAGCCGGCAGGAGAGGGGTCCATTTACAGCTACCTGTTCTCTGGCCCAACGCAGGATACAATGCCTGGAGACGCTTTTGTGGGCTTCCACAGCCTAGCACAGTGGGTGAGCTCGGCACGGTGCTGAAGAACCTGGAGTTGGCACGGAAGCTGATGGCACAATATGGCACGCCCAACAACATTGACATCTGGATGGGCGGTGTGTCCGAGCCCCTGGAACCCAATGGCCGTGTAGGCCAGCTCCTTGCCTGCCTCATTGGCACTCAGTTTAGGAAGCTACGTGATGGTGATCGGTAAGGAAGCTGTGGGAAAGCAGGGTGCCACAACTGTGAGGCCGGGAGGGGGCGCATGCGCATTGCAGCAGTCAGGCGGCGCTTAGAGAACAACTTATCTGTGA from Mus musculus strain NOD/ShiLtJ chromosome 11 genomic contig, GRCm38.p6 alternate locus group NOD/ShiLtJ MMCHR11_CHORI29_IDD4_2Q harbors:
- the Mpo gene encoding myeloperoxidase precursor (The RefSeq protein has 2 substitutions compared to this genomic sequence), which gives rise to MKLLLALAGLLAPLAMLQTSNGATPALLGEVENSVVLSCMEEAKQLVDRAYKERRESIKRSLQSGSASPTELLFYFKQPVAGTRTAVRAADYLHVALDLLKRKLQPLWPRPFNVTDVLTPAQLNLLSVSSGCAYQDVRVTCPPNDKYRTITGHCNNRRSPTLGASNRAFVRWLPAEYEDGVSMPFGWTPGVNRNGFKVPLARQVSNAIVRFPNDQLTKDQERALMFMQWGQFLDHDITLTPEPATRFSFFTGLNCETSCLQQPPCFPLKIPPNDPRIKNQKDCIPFFRSCPACTRNNITIRNQINALTSFVDASGVYGSEDPLARKLRNLTNQLGLLAINTRFQDNGRALMPFDSLHDDPCLLTNRSARIPCFLAGDMRSSEMPELTSMHTLFVREHNRLATQLKRLNPRWNGEKLYQEARKIVGAMVQIITYRDYLPLVLGPAAMKKYLPQYRSYNDSVDPRIANVFTNAFRYGHTLIQPFMFRLNNQYRPTGPNPRVPLSKVFFASWRVVLEGGIDPILRGLMATPAKLNRQNQIVVDEIRERLFEQVMRIGLDLPALNMQRSRDHGLPGYNAWRRFCGLPQPSTVGELGTVLKNLELARKLMAQYGTPNNIDIWMGGVSEPLEPNGRVGQLLACLIGTQFRKLRDGDRFWWENPGVFSKQQRQALASISLPRIICDNTGITTVSKNNIFMSNTYPRDFVSCNTLPKLNLTSWKET